The following coding sequences are from one Triticum aestivum cultivar Chinese Spring chromosome 5A, IWGSC CS RefSeq v2.1, whole genome shotgun sequence window:
- the LOC123107015 gene encoding F-box protein At3g07870-like — protein sequence MAVRNKSSEKINTDRALSKTGFRSDKRSCRPALPEMPDELVLEILLRLPVKSLLKFKCVCKDWHAIISGPSFIRMHLERSVSNQQRQSCYLITPHLLDYASDDLWPNTFSNNIRFYRWQHESCQASASLVYARNFQREFGSVYRFAHCDGLVLLPTDNKMYVVNPATRDLLTLPESPRRMLEPSSFYRGNVGFGRDPCTNKYKVVQCFRHSTDNGLGSYSTGMEVFTIGSNMNSGSAAWRDAMPPYPVGNWKNATFFKGSLFWILRKLRQREPPETRLLRFCLQAETFSFTPHPPCPALDHQNFAMSALEGELCLAQYESSQRVVIWMTSDGEDPKWNRRYIVDVEPCVTIAISQSGLQESEPYDLTVQLPGSERGGCGWVGSSEVPWTRGAHCGVQGTKHVLLRCDSLHRKSRSPTQCKMKCGAQFM from the coding sequence ATGGCAGTGCGCAACAAGAGCAGCGAGAAGATCAACACTGATAGGGCGCTCAGTAAGACGGGGTTCAGGTCAGACAAGAGGTCGTGCAGGCCAGCCCTCCCTGAGATGCCAGATGAGCTTGTTTTGGAGATCCTCCTCCGTCTCCCAGTGAAATCACTCCTGAAGTTCAAGTGTGTTTGCAAGGACTGGCACGCCATCATCTCAGGCCCTTCCTTCATCCGGATGCACCTTGAGCGCTCCGTGTCCAACCAGCAGCGGCAATCCTGCTACCTCATCACCCCGCATTTGTTGGATTATGCCAGTGATGATTTATGGCCAAATACATTCTCAAACAACATACGCTTCTACAGATGGCAGCACGAGAGTTGTCAAGCCAGCGCCAGTCTAGTGTATGCAAGGAACTTTCAAAGGGAGTTTGGATCAGTCTACAGGTTTGCACATTGCGACGGCCTTGTGCTGCTGCCCACGGATAATAAGATGTACGTTGTCAACCCCGCCACAAGGGACCTGCTTACTTTGCCCGAGAGCCCCCGGCGTATGCTCGAGCCATCCTCCTTCTACCGTGGGAATGTTGGTTTCGGTCGTGACCCTTGCACAAACAAGTACAAGGTAGTTCAGTGCTTTCGCCATTCCACGGATAATGGCCTAGGGAGCTACAGCACTGGAATGGAGGTTTTTACAATAGGAAGCAACATGAACAGCGGTTCTGCAGCATGGAGGGACGCCATGCCACCATACCCCGTTGGTAACTGGAAAAACGCGACTTTCTTCAAGGGGTCTCTGTTCTGGATCCTCCGCAAGCTCCGTCAGAGGGAACCCCCGGAGACCCGTCTACTTCGGTTCTGCCTGCAGGCCGAAACGTTTAGCTTCACCCCGCACCCTCCGTGCCCTGCGCTTGACCACCAGAACTTTGCCATGAGTGCACTAGAGGGTGAACTGTGCCTTGCTCAATATGAATCTTCACAACGGGTCGTGATCTGGATGACGAGCGATGGCGAGGATCCGAAATGGAACCGGCGATACATCGTTGATGTGGAGCCATGCGTCACAATAGCTATCTCGCAGTCTGGACTTCAAGAGAGTGAACCATATGATCTCACGGTACAACTTCCAGGATCAGAGCGTGGAGGATGTGGCTGGGTTGGAAGCTCTGAGGTACCATGGACCCGGGGCGCGCACTGTGGAGTACAAGGGACCAAACATGTTCTTCTTCGATGTGATTCCTTACACAGAAAGTCTCGTTCCCCTACACAATGCAAGATGAAGTGCGGCGCTCAATTTATGTAA